In Arthrobacter citreus, a single genomic region encodes these proteins:
- a CDS encoding chromate transporter: MLNQWQLFLAFFRVGMLGYGGGPSSIPLIHTEVVDKYKWLNKDDFSDVLAIGNALPGPIATKLAGYIGWRIGGVVGMLNAVIATTLPTVILLMILLSTLNHFKGIAWVQGMSKAVVPVVGVMLATLTWDFVEKSRESLGWKITSIIVVASFILLYFLNVHPAILIGCLVGYAFFSKSKNEKKKKVKAS; encoded by the coding sequence ATGTTAAATCAATGGCAACTTTTTTTAGCTTTTTTTAGAGTAGGAATGTTAGGTTACGGAGGAGGCCCATCTTCCATACCACTTATACATACAGAGGTTGTAGATAAGTATAAATGGTTAAATAAAGATGACTTTTCAGATGTATTAGCAATTGGAAATGCACTTCCTGGACCAATCGCAACAAAGCTTGCGGGATATATTGGGTGGAGAATAGGTGGGGTAGTAGGTATGCTAAATGCAGTAATCGCAACAACGCTACCGACTGTCATCCTACTTATGATTCTATTATCAACGTTAAATCATTTTAAAGGCATTGCTTGGGTACAAGGTATGTCAAAAGCGGTTGTTCCAGTAGTAGGGGTGATGTTAGCGACTTTAACATGGGATTTTGTAGAAAAATCAAGAGAATCTCTCGGTTGGAAAATTACTAGTATAATTGTAGTAGCTAGTTTCATCCTTCTCTATTTTTTAAATGTACATCCTGCAATACTAATCGGATGTTTAGTTGGATATGCCTTTTTCTCAAAAAGTAAAAATGAAAAGAAGAAGAAGGTGAAGGCATCATGA
- a CDS encoding chromate transporter, producing MIFWKIFLAFFLPGIFGYGGGPASIPLIENEVVDKYGWMSSVDFSNVLALANALPGPIATKLAGYIGYAQGGAFGAFVGLFASIAPSLILMIALLSILMKYKNSPKVKKMTSFVKPLIAVLLGIMAFDFFNDSYNGVGVTQTIIISVLALLFLERWKIHPAYVIGGALVYGAIFLA from the coding sequence ATGATCTTTTGGAAAATATTCTTGGCATTTTTCTTACCTGGAATTTTCGGATACGGTGGTGGACCAGCCTCTATTCCTTTGATCGAGAATGAAGTTGTAGATAAATACGGATGGATGAGTTCAGTTGATTTTAGTAATGTACTTGCATTAGCCAATGCACTACCAGGTCCAATCGCAACAAAGCTGGCAGGGTATATTGGGTATGCTCAAGGAGGAGCGTTTGGAGCATTTGTTGGATTATTTGCTTCAATCGCACCATCACTTATTTTGATGATTGCATTATTAAGCATATTAATGAAGTACAAAAATTCACCTAAAGTTAAAAAAATGACTTCATTTGTTAAACCGCTAATCGCAGTATTACTTGGCATTATGGCTTTTGACTTTTTCAATGATTCATATAATGGTGTAGGTGTAACTCAAACAATCATTATTAGTGTACTTGCCTTGTTATTTTTAGAGCGTTGGAAAATTCACCCTGCATATGTAATAGGGGGAGCACTTGTATATGGTGCTATATTCTTAGCATAA
- a CDS encoding ABC transporter ATP-binding protein: MTTELLSVNNLVTTFRTADGEIPAVRNVSFSVNKSETLCIVGESGCGKSITSLSVMGLLPSNGSIKSGSIQLEGTDLTKLTNDELRKIRGNKISMIFQEPMTALNPVITIGYQLREPLMIHQKLTKQEANKRGIELLKQVGIPYPEKRMHQYPHELSGGMRQRVMIAISLACTPGLLIADEPTTALDVTIQSQILDLIHDLQEQLGMGVIMVTHDMGVVAEIADKVMVMYAGEKIEEGPVEEIFNNPSHPYTRGLLNSVPNVDDPDFELEAIPGSTPSLNEQITGCRFHPRCEHALGRCKVEVPKEFKIKNGHTVKCWLSEEDAL, from the coding sequence ATGACGACAGAACTTCTATCTGTAAACAATTTAGTAACAACGTTTCGAACAGCTGACGGAGAAATCCCAGCTGTTCGAAATGTATCCTTTTCAGTAAACAAAAGCGAGACTTTATGTATCGTTGGAGAATCTGGTTGTGGAAAAAGCATTACATCATTATCTGTAATGGGATTATTGCCAAGTAATGGGTCAATTAAAAGTGGCTCTATTCAATTAGAAGGCACTGATTTAACTAAGCTAACAAATGATGAGCTAAGAAAAATTAGAGGTAATAAAATATCGATGATTTTTCAGGAGCCAATGACTGCTTTAAATCCTGTTATTACAATTGGGTATCAACTACGTGAGCCACTAATGATCCACCAAAAGCTTACTAAACAAGAAGCAAATAAAAGAGGTATTGAACTTTTAAAACAAGTTGGAATTCCTTATCCAGAAAAAAGAATGCATCAATATCCTCATGAATTAAGCGGCGGAATGAGACAGCGGGTTATGATTGCCATTTCATTAGCTTGTACGCCAGGACTTTTAATAGCGGATGAACCAACAACAGCACTTGATGTAACGATTCAGTCACAGATTTTAGATTTGATTCACGATTTACAAGAACAGCTGGGAATGGGTGTCATCATGGTTACACATGATATGGGAGTCGTTGCTGAAATTGCCGATAAAGTGATGGTTATGTATGCAGGAGAAAAAATTGAAGAAGGCCCTGTTGAAGAGATCTTTAATAATCCAAGTCATCCATATACAAGAGGTCTATTAAATTCTGTACCAAATGTTGATGATCCAGATTTTGAATTGGAAGCTATTCCAGGCTCGACGCCGAGCTTAAACGAACAAATAACTGGCTGCCGTTTTCATCCACGCTGTGAACATGCCCTTGGACGATGCAAAGTCGAAGTACCAAAGGAATTTAAAATAAAAAATGGGCACACGGTTAAATGTTGGTTAAGTGAGGAGGATGCACTATGA
- a CDS encoding dipeptide ABC transporter ATP-binding protein, which produces MTLVKSKSTLLELRNVKKYYPIRGGLLKKVQGHVKAVEEVSLSLLEGESLGVVGESGCGKSTLGKTILGLEEITDGKVIFRDTEIQHLSNKNRNDFKKQMQMIFQDPYASLNPRQRIGDALEEVFVIHTNLSKQERKEKVIGLLREVGLNEDHYDRYPHEFSGGQRQRIGIARAIALNPSLIICDEAVSALDVSVQAQVLKLLKSLQAKYQLTYLFISHDLGVVRYFCDRVLVMYLGNTVELAPVEKLYKNPLHPYTKALLSAIPRPKVGKRHEKIRLTGEIPNPANPPSGCTFRTRCPLATDLCGQKKPEWKEVEENHFVACHHVEA; this is translated from the coding sequence ATGACTCTAGTAAAAAGTAAGTCAACTTTATTAGAGCTTCGAAATGTAAAAAAGTATTACCCAATTCGTGGAGGATTACTTAAAAAAGTACAAGGTCATGTTAAAGCTGTCGAAGAAGTAAGCCTTTCATTATTAGAAGGCGAAAGCTTAGGAGTTGTAGGTGAATCAGGCTGTGGTAAATCTACTTTAGGAAAGACAATCTTAGGTCTTGAGGAAATTACAGATGGAAAAGTAATTTTTAGAGATACAGAAATTCAGCATTTATCGAATAAAAATCGAAATGATTTTAAGAAGCAAATGCAGATGATTTTCCAAGATCCATATGCTTCATTAAACCCGAGACAACGAATTGGCGATGCGTTAGAAGAAGTATTTGTAATTCATACTAATCTATCAAAACAAGAACGAAAAGAGAAAGTAATCGGATTGCTTCGTGAAGTAGGTTTAAATGAAGATCATTACGATCGCTATCCTCATGAATTTAGTGGTGGACAACGCCAACGCATCGGAATTGCTAGAGCGATTGCTCTAAATCCATCACTAATTATTTGTGACGAAGCAGTATCTGCACTTGACGTGTCAGTACAAGCACAAGTATTAAAGCTCTTAAAATCATTACAAGCAAAATATCAATTAACTTATTTATTTATCTCGCATGATTTAGGAGTAGTTAGATATTTCTGTGATCGAGTTTTAGTAATGTATTTAGGTAATACTGTTGAGCTAGCTCCAGTAGAAAAATTATATAAAAATCCACTACACCCTTATACAAAGGCGTTATTATCTGCGATTCCCCGTCCAAAAGTCGGAAAAAGACATGAGAAAATCCGCTTGACAGGTGAAATTCCAAATCCAGCTAATCCACCTTCTGGTTGTACATTCCGTACACGTTGTCCACTTGCGACAGACCTTTGTGGACAAAAAAAGCCAGAATGGAAGGAAGTTGAAGAAAATCATTTTGTTGCATGTCACCATGTAGAAGCATAA
- the ggt gene encoding gamma-glutamyltransferase, with translation MQFDHLNNPYSAQRHTTFGKNGMVATSQPLAAQAGLDILKKGGNAIDAAIATAAALTVVEPTSNGIGGDAFALVWVKGELHGLNGSGPAPKSISIEKLKEQGIEKMPTHGVIPVTVPGVPAAWAALSKRFGKLPLEEVLQPAITLAEEGFPISPILGKFWNIAYEKFKKQFTTSEFDEWFKTFTPNDRAPEIGEMWSSKSHAKTLREIGATNAESFYRGDLAEKIASFMKEHNGYLSLEDLSEYKVEWVKPISTNYRGYDVWEIPPNGQGMVALMALNIARGFNFSTKDEVDTYHKQIEAMKLAFTDGKAFITDSEHMNIDVDELLSEEYAASRRELIGEKAIEPENYTPPKGGTVYLATADGEGNMVSFIQSNYMGFGSGIVIPDTGIALQNRGHDFSLIPEHSNSLKPGKRTYHTIIPGFLTKDGEAVGPFGVMGGYMQPQGHAQVVMNTVDFLLNPQSTLDAPRWQWMEGKKVVVEPHFPNHLAQALARKGHQIQIATDCSSFGRGQIIWRNQQNGVLMGGTESRTDGAIAVW, from the coding sequence ATGCAGTTTGATCATTTAAATAATCCATATTCAGCACAACGTCATACAACATTTGGAAAAAATGGAATGGTGGCAACATCCCAGCCTTTAGCAGCACAAGCAGGGCTAGATATATTGAAAAAAGGTGGTAACGCAATTGATGCTGCAATTGCTACCGCAGCCGCTTTAACGGTAGTTGAACCGACATCAAATGGAATTGGTGGCGACGCCTTTGCATTAGTTTGGGTGAAAGGGGAGCTACACGGCTTAAATGGTAGTGGGCCAGCACCAAAATCAATTTCAATTGAAAAGCTAAAAGAACAAGGAATTGAGAAAATGCCAACTCATGGAGTTATTCCTGTTACAGTACCAGGAGTTCCTGCCGCATGGGCAGCATTATCAAAACGATTTGGAAAATTACCATTAGAAGAGGTTCTTCAACCAGCAATTACCCTTGCAGAAGAAGGCTTTCCGATCTCACCAATTCTAGGGAAGTTTTGGAATATAGCTTATGAAAAGTTTAAAAAACAATTTACTACATCTGAGTTTGACGAATGGTTCAAAACATTCACTCCAAATGATCGAGCTCCGGAAATCGGGGAAATGTGGTCATCAAAATCACATGCTAAAACTTTACGAGAAATTGGAGCAACAAATGCAGAAAGCTTTTATCGTGGAGATTTAGCGGAAAAAATAGCTTCATTTATGAAAGAGCATAATGGATATTTAAGTTTAGAAGATTTAAGTGAATATAAAGTGGAATGGGTAAAACCAATCTCTACTAATTATCGCGGATATGATGTATGGGAAATCCCGCCGAATGGACAAGGTATGGTCGCGTTAATGGCATTAAATATTGCTAGAGGTTTTAATTTTTCTACAAAAGATGAAGTTGATACATATCATAAGCAAATAGAAGCTATGAAACTAGCTTTTACTGATGGAAAAGCATTCATTACCGATTCAGAACATATGAATATCGATGTCGATGAGCTATTATCTGAAGAATATGCTGCATCACGCAGAGAATTAATTGGTGAAAAAGCGATTGAACCAGAAAATTACACTCCTCCAAAAGGTGGTACTGTTTATTTAGCTACTGCTGATGGGGAAGGAAATATGGTTTCTTTTATTCAAAGTAACTATATGGGATTTGGATCAGGAATCGTCATTCCAGATACGGGTATTGCACTCCAAAACAGAGGGCACGACTTTTCGTTAATTCCAGAGCATTCAAATTCACTTAAACCAGGTAAAAGAACATATCATACGATAATTCCGGGATTTTTAACAAAAGATGGCGAAGCGGTTGGTCCATTCGGGGTAATGGGTGGATATATGCAACCACAAGGCCACGCACAAGTTGTAATGAATACAGTAGATTTTCTACTAAACCCTCAAAGTACATTAGATGCACCTAGATGGCAATGGATGGAAGGGAAAAAAGTGGTAGTTGAACCTCACTTTCCAAATCATCTTGCTCAAGCACTTGCTCGTAAAGGCCATCAAATTCAGATTGCTACGGATTGTAGCAGCTTTGGTAGAGGCCAAATTATATGGCGGAATCAACAGAACGGCGTGTTAATGGGAGGAACAGAATCTCGAACAGATGGCGCAATTGCAGTTTGGTAA
- the cydB gene encoding cytochrome d ubiquinol oxidase subunit II, with product MIGLNELWFLLVAVLFIGFFFLEGFDFGVGISTKLLAKNDTERRILINTIGPFWDANEVWLLTAGGAIFAAFPNWYATMFSGYYIPFVFVLMALIGRGVAFEFRGKVESLKWAKAWDWVIFFGSLLPPFLFGVLFSSILRGMPIDKNMNISAGFTDYVNLFTVVGGITVTLLCLLHGLMFLTLKTVGDLRDRARSLARLVIIPVFLFLVAFTGMAFFETDMFKVKAQITVPLILLIVVSYVLATVFIIKKRDGWSFTMTGLGIVLTVGTLFTSLFPRVMISSIKTTYDLTVYNASSGPYSLKVMTIVACTLLPFVLGYQIWSYYVFRKRVDEKDLTY from the coding sequence ATGATTGGGTTAAATGAATTATGGTTTTTACTTGTTGCAGTTTTATTTATTGGCTTCTTCTTTTTAGAAGGCTTTGACTTTGGTGTAGGTATATCTACGAAGCTACTAGCTAAAAATGATACTGAAAGAAGAATATTAATAAATACAATTGGACCATTTTGGGACGCAAATGAAGTTTGGTTATTAACTGCTGGTGGAGCAATCTTTGCAGCATTTCCGAATTGGTATGCAACGATGTTCAGTGGCTACTATATTCCGTTTGTATTCGTCTTAATGGCATTGATTGGACGCGGAGTTGCTTTTGAATTTAGAGGAAAAGTTGAAAGTTTGAAATGGGCAAAAGCTTGGGATTGGGTAATTTTCTTTGGTAGTTTATTACCACCATTTTTATTCGGTGTACTATTCTCTAGTATCCTTAGAGGAATGCCAATCGATAAAAATATGAATATATCTGCTGGATTTACTGATTACGTTAATTTATTCACTGTAGTCGGCGGTATAACTGTGACGCTTTTATGTCTATTACACGGATTAATGTTTTTAACTTTAAAAACGGTTGGAGACTTAAGAGATCGCGCACGTTCTCTAGCACGTTTAGTAATCATACCAGTATTTCTATTCTTAGTTGCATTTACTGGTATGGCATTTTTTGAAACGGATATGTTTAAAGTAAAAGCGCAAATAACAGTGCCACTTATTTTATTAATCGTAGTATCTTACGTTCTTGCTACAGTCTTCATCATTAAGAAAAGAGACGGTTGGTCATTTACTATGACAGGACTTGGTATTGTACTCACTGTAGGAACTCTATTTACTTCTCTGTTCCCAAGAGTCATGATTAGTTCAATAAAAACAACTTATGACTTAACAGTTTATAATGCTTCATCAGGTCCATATTCATTAAAAGTAATGACAATTGTAGCATGTACACTATTGCCATTCGTACTAGGTTATCAAATTTGGAGTTATTATGTGTTTAGAAAAAGAGTGGATGAGAAGGATTTGACTTATTAA
- the cydD gene encoding thiol reductant ABC exporter subunit CydD produces the protein MGRDLIKYKGIKNLFVILSFLTIIHVATIIIQAYMLSQAIVKLFNGKSSSDILYATIFFIVAFVCRYIVSTIKQKCSESFADIASTEIKMDVLEKLFRLGPRYARKSGTGSIVTLIMEGTTQLKQYLEIVPLKMINLAIISPVIVIYIFFVDKVSALILIVTFPIIIIFMILLGLAAKKKSDKQWKIYRILSNHFTDSLRGLETLKFLGLSRKHIKKIENVSERYREATMGTLKIAFLSSFALDLFTMLSIATVAVFLGLRLIDGVILLGPALTILILAPEYFLPVREVGADYHATLNGQEAGKAMQNILDEQEFKAQETAPLSEWSHNSTIKLQDLSVTPEKDGQSILTNINLRMDGFQKIGIVGESGSGKSTLIDLIGGFLEPSQGTIRISDEEVSHLQLANWHKQLIYIPQNPYIFSKSLKDNISFYKPNATNEEIEDAATQAGLTSLMEELPNGLEEKIGEGGRALSGGQSQRVALARAFLENRPVLLLDEPTSHLDIETEFELKQTMLKLFSNKLVILATHRLHWMKEMDQIIVMNEGSITEVGTHKQLMMKKGHYYRLIHS, from the coding sequence ATGGGAAGAGATCTTATTAAATACAAAGGGATAAAGAATTTATTTGTTATCTTATCTTTTTTAACAATTATACATGTAGCGACAATTATTATTCAGGCATATATGCTTTCGCAAGCTATTGTCAAATTGTTCAATGGAAAAAGTAGTAGCGATATTTTATACGCTACTATTTTCTTCATCGTCGCATTTGTCTGCCGATATATAGTTTCAACAATCAAACAGAAGTGTTCAGAAAGTTTTGCAGACATTGCATCGACGGAAATAAAGATGGACGTTTTAGAGAAGCTTTTTAGACTTGGGCCTAGATATGCAAGAAAATCAGGAACAGGAAGCATTGTAACACTAATTATGGAAGGAACTACTCAACTAAAACAATATTTAGAAATCGTTCCTTTGAAAATGATTAATTTAGCCATCATCTCACCAGTAATTGTGATCTATATTTTCTTTGTTGATAAAGTTTCTGCACTTATATTAATCGTAACATTTCCAATCATTATTATTTTTATGATCTTACTTGGTTTGGCGGCTAAAAAGAAATCAGATAAACAATGGAAGATTTACCGAATTTTATCGAATCATTTTACAGATTCACTGCGCGGTCTGGAAACATTAAAATTTCTTGGATTAAGTAGAAAACATATTAAAAAAATTGAAAATGTAAGTGAAAGATACAGAGAAGCAACGATGGGAACTCTGAAAATAGCTTTTTTATCATCATTTGCGCTAGATTTATTTACTATGCTATCAATTGCTACAGTTGCCGTCTTTTTAGGTCTTCGCTTAATTGACGGAGTAATATTATTAGGTCCAGCACTTACGATATTAATCTTAGCTCCTGAATATTTCTTACCAGTTCGCGAAGTTGGTGCGGATTATCATGCTACATTAAACGGTCAAGAAGCTGGAAAAGCAATGCAGAATATATTAGATGAGCAGGAGTTTAAGGCTCAAGAAACTGCTCCCCTTTCTGAGTGGAGCCATAATAGTACAATTAAATTGCAAGACCTATCAGTAACTCCAGAGAAAGATGGTCAATCGATTTTAACAAATATAAATTTAAGAATGGATGGGTTTCAAAAGATTGGGATTGTTGGAGAGAGCGGTTCTGGTAAATCAACACTAATTGACTTAATCGGTGGATTTTTGGAGCCTTCACAAGGTACTATTCGAATTTCAGATGAAGAGGTATCGCATCTTCAATTAGCTAATTGGCATAAACAGTTAATCTATATCCCACAAAATCCGTACATTTTTTCAAAATCATTAAAAGATAATATAAGTTTTTATAAACCTAATGCAACTAACGAGGAAATTGAAGATGCAGCCACACAGGCCGGTTTAACTTCTTTAATGGAAGAACTACCGAATGGATTAGAAGAAAAGATTGGTGAAGGTGGCAGAGCGTTAAGTGGGGGACAAAGTCAACGTGTTGCACTTGCTAGAGCTTTTTTAGAAAACCGCCCTGTACTTTTATTAGATGAGCCTACTAGTCATCTTGATATTGAAACAGAGTTTGAATTAAAACAAACAATGCTTAAGTTATTTTCAAATAAATTAGTGATTTTAGCTACGCATCGCTTACATTGGATGAAAGAAATGGATCAAATTATTGTGATGAACGAAGGAAGCATAACTGAAGTTGGTACGCACAAACAATTAATGATGAAAAAAGGTCATTATTATCGACTAATTCATAGTTAG
- a CDS encoding cytochrome ubiquinol oxidase subunit I — protein MSVLELARLQFGSTTIFHFLFVPLSIGLVFMVAIMETLYVFRNNETYKKLTKFFGHLFLINFAVGVVTGIIQEFQFGMNWSEYSRFVGDVFGAPLAIEALLAFFMESTFLGIWIFGWEKLSKKIHLLCIWLVAFGTVMSAFWILAANSFMQEPVGYTIKNGRAQMNDFLAIITNPQLKVEFPHTIAGALATGALFVAGVSAYKILKKQEIAIFKKAFNLAMVVALIAGIGVAFSGHSQAKHLMESQPMKMAASEGLWKDSGDPASWMLFGLIDSKKKENKYEVEVPYLLSYLAYEKFEGKVPGMNTLQKQYEKLYGPGNYIPPVNTTFWSFRIMAGAGMVMILMSMLGLYFSYRKKLESKNLFLKATILLISLPFIANTAGWVMTEIGRQPWTVFGLMTTAASVSPNVSKGSLIFSITTFTTMYAILAAVLVYLFVKEIKKGTHHVKKEEVPTVDPFEREATIV, from the coding sequence GTGAGTGTGTTAGAACTTGCAAGATTACAATTTGGTTCCACAACGATTTTCCATTTTTTATTTGTACCACTTTCTATTGGTTTAGTATTTATGGTTGCAATTATGGAAACATTGTATGTTTTTCGAAATAACGAGACATATAAAAAGTTAACAAAATTCTTTGGGCACTTATTTTTAATTAATTTTGCTGTTGGTGTTGTTACTGGTATTATTCAAGAATTTCAATTTGGTATGAACTGGTCTGAGTATTCTCGATTTGTAGGGGATGTATTTGGAGCGCCGCTTGCAATTGAAGCATTATTAGCGTTTTTTATGGAATCTACGTTTTTAGGAATATGGATTTTTGGTTGGGAAAAACTGTCTAAAAAAATTCATTTATTGTGTATTTGGCTAGTTGCATTTGGAACTGTCATGTCTGCATTTTGGATTTTAGCAGCTAATTCATTTATGCAGGAGCCAGTTGGTTATACGATCAAAAATGGTCGTGCACAAATGAATGATTTCTTGGCAATCATTACAAATCCTCAGCTAAAAGTAGAGTTTCCTCACACGATTGCTGGCGCTTTAGCAACTGGTGCATTATTTGTAGCCGGTGTAAGTGCGTATAAAATTTTAAAGAAACAAGAGATTGCAATCTTTAAGAAAGCATTCAATCTAGCAATGGTTGTCGCTTTAATAGCAGGAATTGGCGTAGCGTTTAGCGGCCATTCTCAAGCGAAGCATTTAATGGAATCACAGCCAATGAAAATGGCTGCAAGTGAAGGGCTTTGGAAAGATAGTGGCGACCCTGCAAGCTGGATGCTCTTTGGTCTGATCGATTCGAAAAAGAAAGAAAATAAATATGAGGTAGAAGTACCATATTTATTAAGTTATCTTGCTTACGAGAAGTTTGAAGGTAAAGTACCTGGAATGAATACTTTACAAAAGCAATATGAGAAATTATATGGTCCCGGAAATTATATTCCACCAGTTAATACGACATTCTGGAGCTTTAGAATTATGGCAGGAGCAGGAATGGTCATGATTTTAATGTCTATGCTAGGATTATATTTTAGTTATCGAAAAAAATTAGAATCAAAAAATCTATTCTTAAAGGCAACGATATTACTTATTTCATTACCATTTATAGCAAATACAGCTGGATGGGTTATGACGGAAATAGGCCGTCAACCTTGGACTGTGTTCGGTTTAATGACGACAGCTGCATCCGTGTCACCTAATGTTTCAAAAGGATCACTCATTTTCTCTATCACAACTTTTACTACAATGTATGCAATTTTAGCAGCCGTTTTAGTTTACTTGTTTGTGAAAGAAATTAAAAAAGGAACACATCATGTTAAAAAAGAAGAGGTTCCTACTGTTGATCCATTTGAAAGGGAGGCGACAATTGTATGA
- the cydC gene encoding thiol reductant ABC exporter subunit CydC, with amino-acid sequence MLNKNGWILPYIKENRRLFIVVIFLSALTIFAAASLMYTSGYLISKAATRPENILMIYVPIVAVRTFGILRSASKYVERLVGHHTILKILSRMRTRLFSNLEPYALNINSKFKTGDILGLLANDIEYLQDIYLKTIFPGIAALFIYFISVIALGFFSIPFALLTAIVSFVLIGVLPLFSLLVEKARTHQIKKEKSHLYENLTDAVIGISDWLFSGRQSSFITKYREMDDSLRKIQGKEKRFRRWRDLVAQFVVAILVLMILYWASNENLAGEIPKTFIAAFVLVIFPLTEAFIPLSNSLGSVPLYLDSVNRLDGIKEVKRAEQLPVLEGNIDDYRQIEFKNVSFHYLESENILKNISFAIEPNKKTALLGPSGSGKSTILKLIEGVETPTQGSVKLNGIESESFGDHISKVVSVLNQKPYLFDTSVLNNIRLGNPVASDEEVIRVTKMVELHEYIASLPEGYHTSMQETGVRFSGGERQRIALARILLQNTPIVILDEPTVGLDSITERKLLQTIFKVLEGKTVLWITHHLIGAEMADQILFLDKGKIAMNGSHDDLFRHETRYRNLFELDRPFNVIE; translated from the coding sequence ATGTTAAATAAAAATGGATGGATTTTACCATATATTAAAGAAAATCGTCGTTTATTTATAGTTGTGATTTTCTTAAGTGCACTGACAATTTTTGCGGCGGCTTCACTTATGTACACTTCTGGCTATTTAATCTCAAAAGCAGCAACTAGACCTGAAAATATTTTAATGATTTATGTACCAATCGTAGCTGTAAGGACATTTGGAATTTTAAGGTCAGCATCTAAATATGTTGAAAGATTAGTCGGGCACCACACGATCTTAAAAATTTTATCTCGAATGAGAACTAGATTATTTAGCAATCTCGAACCGTATGCACTTAATATCAATTCGAAGTTTAAAACAGGAGATATTTTAGGATTACTAGCGAATGATATTGAATATTTACAGGATATTTACTTGAAAACTATTTTTCCTGGCATTGCTGCATTATTTATCTATTTTATTTCGGTTATTGCTTTAGGTTTTTTCTCCATTCCTTTTGCACTACTGACCGCAATCGTCTCATTTGTTTTAATCGGAGTTTTACCACTTTTTTCATTATTAGTTGAAAAAGCACGGACACATCAAATAAAAAAGGAAAAGAGTCATTTATACGAAAATTTAACTGATGCTGTGATTGGTATTAGCGATTGGTTATTTAGTGGTAGGCAATCAAGCTTTATAACAAAATATAGAGAAATGGATGATTCCTTAAGAAAAATCCAAGGCAAAGAAAAAAGATTTAGAAGATGGCGAGACTTAGTTGCGCAATTCGTTGTGGCAATTTTAGTGTTAATGATACTTTATTGGGCAAGTAATGAAAATTTAGCTGGAGAAATTCCAAAAACGTTTATTGCTGCATTTGTGTTAGTGATTTTTCCTTTAACAGAAGCCTTTATTCCGTTATCGAATTCTCTTGGCAGTGTCCCATTATATTTGGATTCAGTCAATCGTTTAGATGGCATTAAAGAGGTAAAACGCGCTGAGCAATTACCTGTTTTAGAAGGGAATATTGATGATTATAGACAAATCGAATTTAAAAATGTTAGTTTTCATTACCTTGAAAGTGAAAATATTTTAAAGAATATTTCATTTGCGATTGAGCCAAATAAAAAAACAGCCTTATTAGGACCAAGTGGATCAGGTAAATCAACGATTCTTAAACTAATTGAGGGAGTAGAGACTCCTACCCAAGGAAGCGTTAAATTGAATGGAATCGAAAGTGAATCATTCGGCGACCATATTTCGAAAGTTGTCTCTGTACTAAACCAAAAGCCATATTTATTTGATACTTCAGTTTTAAATAATATTCGTTTAGGAAATCCAGTGGCAAGTGACGAAGAGGTAATAAGGGTAACGAAAATGGTTGAACTGCATGAATATATCGCATCACTTCCGGAAGGTTATCATACTTCTATGCAAGAAACTGGTGTAAGATTTTCAGGTGGAGAACGTCAAAGAATAGCATTGGCGAGAATACTCCTTCAAAATACACCAATTGTCATTTTAGATGAACCAACTGTCGGACTGGATTCAATTACAGAAAGAAAATTACTTCAAACAATCTTTAAAGTTTTAGAAGGAAAAACGGTATTATGGATTACACATCACTTAATTGGTGCAGAAATGGCTGATCAAATTCTTTTCTTAGATAAAGGAAAAATCGCAATGAATGGATCACACGATGATCTTTTCAGACACGAAACTCGATATCGCAACCTTTTTGAGTTAGATCGCCCATTTAACGTAATAGAATAG